A single window of Candidatus Abyssobacteria bacterium SURF_5 DNA harbors:
- a CDS encoding DUF362 domain-containing protein, which translates to MASKVYFMDDRAKAIQDSLVAKMLTVFEAAGLQNIVSPGDIVAIKLHMGEYNNTAYLRPVYARALVDKVKELGGEPMVVDTTTLPYTPFASRITALDHLNTIHRNGYTSACLGCPIIIGDGFLGSDDVRIDLPEGFILKEQYVASAIAMADSMIVLSHFKGHPMGVYGGAIKNIGVGCASKRGKYNLHMGGHPKYGFNARPFYPQLCKGAECPTMTLCNTVCPEDALHVNAEGIVWEEKKCTGCQACFGILVICGVGFIQDDYFDSQAAAMADSALAVMKTFKPGKVGCLSLAIDMSPWCDCVSFSDRSFLPNMGVFASMDPVALDVACLDKATASYGVPGSAAEDKGVMEPGMRKMSPCGSVVGVDEMIQPNTAEKIGLGTKEYELITVPQPENVLPFLPSMKPVGMKLRPLYGLQHVLPEGGFKRMEEVNLEEVRGNGVGIHGKTHSHKAD; encoded by the coding sequence ATGGCTTCAAAGGTTTACTTCATGGACGATCGCGCCAAGGCGATCCAGGACAGCCTCGTCGCTAAAATGCTGACTGTCTTCGAGGCCGCCGGATTGCAGAACATCGTCTCGCCCGGCGATATCGTCGCTATCAAGCTCCACATGGGCGAATACAATAATACCGCCTATCTTCGGCCGGTGTACGCGCGAGCTCTGGTGGACAAGGTGAAAGAGCTTGGGGGCGAGCCGATGGTTGTCGATACGACCACGTTGCCCTATACCCCCTTTGCCAGCCGAATCACCGCCCTCGATCACCTCAATACCATTCACCGCAACGGCTATACAAGCGCTTGCCTCGGGTGCCCAATCATCATCGGTGACGGGTTTCTCGGCTCCGACGACGTCAGAATCGACCTGCCCGAGGGCTTTATCCTGAAGGAACAATACGTCGCAAGCGCCATCGCCATGGCCGACTCCATGATCGTGCTCAGCCATTTCAAAGGACACCCGATGGGCGTGTATGGCGGCGCCATCAAGAACATCGGAGTCGGCTGCGCCTCCAAACGCGGAAAATACAATCTCCACATGGGCGGCCACCCCAAGTATGGGTTTAATGCCCGCCCGTTCTACCCGCAATTGTGCAAGGGCGCCGAGTGCCCGACCATGACGCTGTGCAATACCGTCTGTCCCGAAGACGCCCTTCACGTCAACGCCGAAGGAATCGTTTGGGAAGAGAAGAAATGCACCGGATGCCAGGCCTGCTTCGGCATTCTGGTCATCTGCGGCGTCGGCTTCATCCAGGACGATTACTTTGATTCCCAGGCCGCCGCCATGGCCGACAGCGCGCTCGCCGTTATGAAGACCTTCAAACCGGGCAAAGTGGGCTGCCTCAGTCTGGCAATCGACATGTCGCCCTGGTGCGACTGCGTCAGCTTCAGCGATCGCTCGTTCCTGCCGAACATGGGCGTGTTCGCGTCGATGGATCCCGTTGCGCTCGATGTGGCCTGCCTTGATAAGGCCACAGCCTCCTACGGAGTCCCCGGCTCGGCCGCCGAGGACAAGGGCGTGATGGAACCCGGCATGCGCAAAATGTCCCCCTGCGGTTCGGTCGTCGGCGTCGACGAAATGATTCAGCCGAATACGGCCGAAAAAATCGGACTCGGCACCAAGGAATACGAGTTGATCACCGTGCCGCAACCCGAAAATGTGCTCCCGTTCCTGCCCTCGATGAAGCCCGTGGGAATGAAGCTTCGCCCCCTGTACGGCCTGCAGCATGTGCTACCCGAAGGCGGTTTCAAACGAATGGAAGAAGTGAATCTAGAGGAGGTAAGAGGAAATGGCGTTGGGATACATGGGAAAACTCATTCGCACAAAGCTGACTGA